The genomic region TACGACCAGTGGAATAAAAAATGTAACAACAATCGATTGAGAAAATCCTTCAGCTAATTTCTTTTTCCAGAATTTTTTGGGTTCGCCAAGTAGGGTCCAGGATTCTTGAAATAGCCAATTGAATTGTGCTTTAAAATCCATATTTCGTTTATTTGCGTTACAAAAATACATTATTTTGCTAATCTCAAAATTTCATCCCAATGTCAGATACAAAATATCAGATGCTCACGATTCTCGGGCCAACCGCATCCGGAAAGACGGCAGTTGCCGCGCATTCGGCTCAAATGCTTGACGGGGAGGTTATTTCAGCTGATTCCAGACAGGTGTATCGCGGGATGGATTTGGGAACCGGAAAAGATTTAGCTGACTACATTTTAGACGGAAAACAAATTCCGTATCATCTGATTGATGTTGTGGATGCGGGTTACGAGTACAATGTATTTGAATACCAAAGTGATTTCCTTAAAGCCTACGAGGATGTTTGCATGCGCGGTAAATTTCCGGTTTTGTGCGGGGGGAGCGGGCTTTATTTGGAGGCCGTTTTGAAGAATTACAAGTTGATACAGGTTCCGCCTAACCCGGAGTTGCGCGAGAAACTGGCGACGAAGGAGCTGGACGAACTGGCGGAAATTTTAAAGTCGTACAAAGACGATTTGCACAACACGGTTGACTTGGAAACCAAAAAGCGGGCAATCCGGGCCATCGAAATTGAAGACTACATGTTGGAGCACCCGGAAATTGAACGGACGATTCCGGAGATAAAAAGCCTGGTTGTTGGAGTGAAATACGATCGGTTAAGCCGACGAAAGCGAATTACCGAGCGCCTGAAGCAACGTTTGGATGAAGGAATGCTCGGCGAAGTGCAGGCTTTGCTGAATAAAGGACTGAAGCCCGAACAGCTGATCTATTACGGCTTGGAATACAAGTATCTGACCATGCACCTGACCGGAGAATTGACCTTTGACGAAATGTTCCGCGGACTTGAAACAGCCATTCATCAATTCGCCAAGCGCCAGATGACATGGTTCCGGCGCATGGAGCGCCAGGGAACCGATATTCGCTGGTTGGACGGCTATATGCCATTGGCAGAGAAACTGGAGCGGATTAACGACTGGCTTAAAAAGTAGTCGCTTTCTTGCGCCATTCAATTTCAAAAGTGCTCAACTCTGCACTGTCGCTTTCGCGAATTATTGCCGATTGAAATTTGTTGTCACCAACGGCATTTCTGGTTACTGCCAGATTGTCGCCGGGTAGCCCTTCTTTTAAATAGTTGATTTCAACGCTTGCCGGCTCAAATTCGTCCTGGAAGTTGATGCCGTATTCATCCAGTACACGTTCCAGAGCTTTTACGCTGTTGAAATGGTGGTTCACGTCAATATCGCTGTAAACGACCGGGTTGAACTGCAGTTCGGCATCCGATTTTTTGAATCGCAGTCGCTTCGGTTCGCGACAAACACCCTCGCCGTTAAACCGGGGAAAGGTTTCTTTGTGGTCCCGCAACAGCACAATCTTTTTGGTCTCGGTGTTTAAAATCAGCCAGGCCGAGTTGGCGGTCAATATTGTTTCTCCCTCTTCGTTTTGCAGAACAAACTCACGGTAGGCGTACATCCCGTCGGTTCCGGCCGACCAGGTATTCAGCTTAACTTGCTGTTGCCACTTGGGAAGCTGTTTAATTTCGACATAAAACCGGGAGAGCACCCAAAACATGTGGTTCTTTTGAAGTAAGTCGTATCCCCATTCCAGCTTTTGAGCGTGGGCCCAGGCGGCTTCGAGCAGGAAGTTCATCACGGAGGGGATGGTAGCTTCGGCGAAATGATTGGTTTGGTAGGAATTAATCTGAATTGTTTCTGTGTGTCTGTTCATGGAGTGCTAATTGCAAAATGAAATTAATTCAATTGGTTACATTTCATTTTTTGTTTTCATGCTTTTGGTTGACTAAAAAGCCGGACAAAAATAAACCGTTCGGTCCTAAACTTTTTGCACAAAATTATTGTTCAGCTTTGAAAATAAAGAAGCAATAACCAAATTTGCGCAAATTTTTTTCAATGAGTGAGATTATAATAAAAACAGAGGAACAGATTGTAGGTATTCGTAAAAGTAGTCAACTGGCTGGTAAAGCGTTGGTTATGATAGGTGATTATGTGAAGGAAGGAGTGAATACCGAATATCTTGATAAAATTATTCACGAATTTATTCAGGACAATGGTGCAATTCCGGCGCCGCTGGGTTACAATGGCTATCCCAAGTCGTCTTGTATTTCACTCAACGAAGTTGTATGCCACGGAATTCCGAGCACGGAAACGATTTTGAAACCCGGTGATATTCTGAATATTGATATTACGACAATTTTGGATGGTTACTATGGCGATACCAGCCGCATGTACATGGTTGGTGAGCCTTCCCCGGCAGCACAAAAAATTGTAGAGGCTGCTAAGCACTGTCTCGATTTGGGAATTCAACAGGTTCGTCCCGGAAACCATTTTGGAAACATCGGTTTTGTAATTGGTCGTTACGCGAAAGCTCAAAAATACAGCGTGGTTTACGAATTCTGCGGACATGGTGTCGGTGTCGATTTTCACGAGGCACCACAGGTTGACCACATTGCCCGGAGAAATTCAGGGCCGGTTATGCTTCCCGGAATGACGTTCACCATTGAGCCAATGATCAACGAAGGCAAAGCCAGCACCCGCGTTGACAAGTACGATGGCTGGACTGCACGCACCAGCGACGGGAAACTTTCAGCGCAGTTCGAACACACAATTTTAGTTACTTCAGATGGTTATGAAGTACTGAGCGACGTGTCAGGAGAATATTAATATCTTTTGGTCGCTTTTCGGTTGTTAGTTGGTGCAAATGCTTTAAATTAGCTGTTCAATCAAAGCGCTGTGAAACAAATCAAGAGTCTTCTTAGCATCCTCATAACAAGTGCGGACGTTAATGCTTATTCCAATTTTGAGGATAAGAAAAAGTGTATTTTATTACATCTGTTTTCTTATTATTTTTTAATCCTCATGATCGGATTCATTATCTATAATGGGGTAACCGGAGATTTTTCTTTCCTGATTGCGAATTCATTAGCTCTGAGTGTTGGAGGTTTTCTTTATTACCTCTACAAGGAAAAGCAGATGCTTCATTTTGTGACGACCTTCTTCGTGGTGGTCATCATGATGCTCACCACCTTTTTCATCCAAACAGGGGGGATCAACAAGACCGGACTTTATTTTGCGATTCTGATTCCATTGCCGTCAATTCTATTGGTGGGAAAGCGGAATGGTTTGTTTTTCCTGGTTGTCTTCACGCTTTTGAATCTGCTCGGATTTATCATTTTTCAAAACGAAGATTGGTATCCGCACTATACCGTGGCGAAGGCAGGCCGTTTGGGGATTGTATTTTTTCTGATTACGGTAATGGCCTATTCGAACGAGTTTGTGTTCGAATTCCTCTATACCCGCATTAAAAAGTTATCTGATTCATTGATATACAGCCAGCAGAGTTATAAAAACCTGGCGGTTAATAAAGAGCACTTTGTTTCGCTTATTTCCAATAACTTGAGCGATCACATTGGTAGTTTTGCAGGTATTGCGAATCTGTTGAATGACGAGTATGATCATCTGACGGACGATCAGAAGAGAGAACTGATTCGCAGTTTGGCGAATTTCTCGGAGCAAAACTTCCGTTTGATGCGCGATTTGGTAAAATGGTCGACCAGCCAGACGGGCACCATTTCATACGATCCGCAGCCTCTGAAACTGGAAAAAATTTATCGCGATGTTGTTGATCTCTTTAACCCGTTGATCGAAGAGAAGAAGCTGTCCTTCTTTTTAAAAATGAAAAGCAATTCCGAAATCTACGCAGATGCGGATATGACTGGTGCGATTCTGCGCATCCTGGTGTCGAATGCAATCAAGTTTTCGAAAAAGCGGGGAGAAGTGCGGATTTCGGCAGAGGAAGAAGGAGACCAGATGCGGATTACGGTTTCGGATACCGGTGTTGGTATGTCGGAGGAAAACCTATTCCGCGTGAATTCCGAGGTTGCATTTTCCACTCCGGGAACGCTCGACGAACCCGGAAGCGGTATTGGATTGATTCTGGCAAAGGAGTTTTTGCAAAAGAACAGGGGAACTTTTCGCGCCGAAAGTACTTTGGGGGTTGGTTCTTCAGTTTCCTTTACTTTGCCATTAGTCGAATAGCTTTTCAATAAACCCAAAATAAATGCGCACTGATTCGTCAATTTCAAGGTGCCGGCAGTATCTGTCAACCTGCTATTTCCATTATCTTTGCAATGTCTTTAGTGATTGAAAAGTAAGATCTCGGTAAGTTTATCACTGCGGGTAATCAGCTGTTGGTAAATTGAGCGAGTTGAATTGGAAGATTTGATGCGATAGTTACGATTTATTAGGTTAAAGAATGAAAATGGCGGGATATTTTTATAAATTGAAAAAATAATAGCAACAAAAGTTTCAATTTAAAAGAAGTGCGGTTTTCGAAACCGATTTTTTAATATCTTGCGCCCCGATTTTTTGAGTAAGAAGAACAAATATAGATTGTCGTTTTTAAAAGGTTAATAATGAATCCACAAGCTGAAGAGTTAAACAAAGTCATTCGTGAGAAAAATCCGGTCGTATTTGAATTACTTTCGGAACGCGGTAAAAACATCTTCTTCCCGAAAAAAGGAATTTTGGGACAAACGGCTGATGCTAAGGGCACCCGGATTAATGCAACCATCGGCGCTGCCGTGGAAGATAATGGAAGTCCGATGCGATTGGAAAGCCTGGAAAGTAAGGTGAATATCGATCCTTCGCTTGTTTTTCCATATGCACCAAGTTTCGGTCGTCCGGACATTCGTGCACGCTGGAAAAGCATGATTTACGACAAGAACCCACGTTTGGAAGATAAAGTTATCAGCTTGCCGGTAGTTACCAATGCCTTGACTCACGGGGTGAGCATGGCTGGTTACATGTTTGCCGACGAAGGTGAGAAGATTATTGTTCCCGATTTGTTCTGGGGAAATTACAACCTCATTTTGAATCACGGTTACGGCGCAGAGCTTCAAAAATATAGATTGTTCGACGGCGAGAAGCTGGATATGGCTTCTTTCAAAGCGAGTTTGGAAGAAGGCGGAATTGGAAAAAAAATGGTGATTTTGAACTTCCCCAATAACCCAACCGGTTATTCACCAACAATTGGAGAAGCACAGGAAATCGCAGCAATCATCAAAGAATCAGCCGAAGCTGGTAATAAGATCGTGGTATTCTGCGACGACGCTTATTTCGGTTTGGTTTACGAAGAGGGTATCGAAGAACAAAGCATCTTCACGTACCTGGTGGATTTGCACGAGCACGTGCTTGCTGTTAAAATCGACGGACCGACGAAGGAAGACTACGTTTGGGGATTTCGTGTTGGTTTTATTTCTTACGGTGTGAAAGGTGGCGATGCGGAACTTTACACCGCTTTGGAAGCGAAAACGGCAGGTGCAGTTCGTGGTAACATCTCGAACGCGGCCAATATTTCGCAATCGTTGTTGCTGTCGGCTTTTGAAGACCCGGCCTACAAAGAGCAAAAAGCGCGCAAGTTCGCTACCATGAAGCGTCGTTACGATGCTGTGAAAGAAGCGTTGAAAGACGAAAAGTACAGCGAATATTTTTCAGCTTTACCATACAACTCAGGCTATTTCATGTGCGTGAAATTGGCGGAAGGTTTGGATGGGGAAGAGATCCGCAAAATCCTGATCGAGAAGTACAGCATTGGCATCATCAACCTGAACAACGTGATTCGCGTGGCATTTGCGGCCATGGCTGCATCGGATGCAAAAGAATTGTTCGAGGGAATTTACAATGCCTGCATCGATTCAAAAAACTAAGCAGTCATTTGCAATACATATTTTGAAGCCACTTTCCGCAAGGAGGGTGGCTTTTGTTTTAGAAACGTTGCAGGTGGTAAACCATGAAGAAAAGCAAAATGCCGATCGGTACCAGAATTAAATTCGGAATTTTCGACAGAGTAGATTTCAGGTAGTTTAGCACCAGTCCGATTGCAGCAACAATGCCCAGGATCGACAGCCCAAAGAAAAATGTCAGCGCACGGGCTTCGGACGGGGGAACGGCTCCCTCCGGAACTTCCGGAACGACAATCATCCCGCTGGTCAATACCCAAACGGAATACAACGCCAGTGCTACAAACAAGCCTTGCCCGGTAAACTGAATCCAGCGTTTCCGTTCAATCCACGAATAAATAATGAGCGCTAAAGCCAGGAATAAGGCCCACTGCGCACTTGATGTAATAGCTAAGAATACTTGTCTGTCCATATTTGTCCGGTTTTCGGCAAATGTGTTAATTTTTTGGTAAAGTAAAAAATAGATTGAGTTGATGCCTTTTACTTACTTTTGCTGATTAATTTTAAATCAAGAGGAATGTTATTAGATATTGATCCGAAAGCCAAGGGGCTGATTTTTGATTTGGATGGGACGATTTCGGACACAATGCCGATTCATTACATCGCGTGGCGTAATGCTGCCGCGCGTTACGGTATCGATTTTACCGTTGAGTTGTTTGATTCACTGGCGGGTATTCCGCTGTATCCAACGGTAGAAAAACTCAACGAAATTTTCAACAAAAATATTGATCCCAAGGAGATGGGTGATGCGAAAGAGGAGGAGTACGAGAATAATATGCACCTGGCCAAACCAGTTGAGCCGGTGGTCGAGGTTATCAAAAAATATCATGGAAAGATTCCAATGTCGGTTGGAACGGGAGGGTTGAAACGTTTGGCGAAAAAGTCGCTGGAGCTGATCGATCTGGATAAATACTTCGATATTATTGTGGCGTACGAAGACGTGAACAATTATAAACCTCACCCGGAAACATTTTTACGTTGTGCTGAGTTGATGGGAGTGTCTCCGACGGATTGCCAGGTGTTTGAAGACGGTATTTTGGGGATGCAGGCCGCGAACACAGCGGGAATGATGGTTGTTGATGTGACAAAATACTACGAAGTCACTACCGGAAAATAACTAAAATATGAAAAAGAATTGGCTGATTTTTGTACTGGTGTTGTTCGTGGTTTCCTGCCAAAGCAGCAAAGACCTGAAACACATTACAGTGGCGAGTTACAATGTAGAAAACCTGTTTGATACGGAAGATGATCCGCACATCAACGATAACGAGTTCTTGCCCGGAAGTGATAAAAAGTGGACAACCGAGCGGTATGAGAGAAAGCTGAATGATATTGCGCGTGTTTTGCACGAAATTAGTCCGGATGACTTACCGGAAATTATCGGTTTGGCGGAAATCGAAAATCAAAAGGTGTTGGAAGATTTGGTGAAAACTGAAGCATTGGCGCCGGGTAATTACAAAATTGCGCACCAGGATAGCCCGGATAAACGGGGGATCGATGTGGCGCTGTTGTATCGGCCGGATGCATTTAAACTGATTTCATTTGAGGCGATTCCGGTTGACCCCGGTTTCGCTACCCGCGATATTCTGCATGTTTACGGACAGTTCAAGAAAGAGGAATTTCATTTCTTTGTCAATCACTGGCCTTCGCGAATCGGAGGTTTGGAGAAATCGGAACCAAATCGTGTGGTTGCTGCTGAGACTTTGAAAAAGAAAGTCGATTCAATTTTGGCTGAGAATCCGGATGCCAACATCGTTGTCATGGGAGACATGAACGATGAGCCGCAGAACAAAAGTTTGCAGGAGGTATTGGGAGCGGGTAGTCCTGATAGCAATTCTGAATTGGTGAACCTGATGATGCCTTTGGCGTTGGAAAAGAAGGGAACTTACAATTATCGTGGTACCTGGAATATGCTGGACAATTTGGTGATTTCATCGGGTTTGCTCGATGCTAAAGGCTACAAGGTTACTCCGCCAACCGGCTTTATATTTAGCGAGCCTTGGATGGAATACACCAACAAAGACGGCGAAATATCGCCCAACCGGACTTACGGCGGCCCCAACTATTATGGTGGCGTTTCTGACCATTTTCCGGTGTATTTCGAAATGGAAAAATAGACGATGTTTGAATTTGGGTTTCGGCTAATTCCGGAGCCTCAAACACGAAACTTGAAACTCAATTATGGATTTAAAAGTTGTTGCACCCTACAAGCCCATGGGCGATCAGCCCGAAGCAATCCGACAGATTGCTGAGGGAATCGAAGATAGCGTTCGTTTCCAGACCCTGCTCGGAGTTACCGGCTCGGGAAAAACGTTTACCATGGCCAATGTTATTGAAAAGGTGCAACGTCCAACCTTAATCCTGAGTCATAATAAAACGCTGGCGGCCCAGTTATACGGCGAGATGAAAGCGTTTTTCCCGAATAATGCGGTTGAGTATTTTGTTTCGTATTACGACTATTACCAACCCGAGGCCTATCTGCCTTCATCGGATACTTACATCGAAAAAGACTTGTCGATCAACCAGGATATTGAGAAACTGCGATTGAGTACGACTTCGGCCTTGCTGTCCGGTCGTCGTGATGTGGTTGTGGTGTCTTCGGTTTCGTGCCTGTACGGTATTGGTAACCCGCAGGATTTTCATGCGAATGTTACAGAAGTAACGGTGGGACAGGTGGTGAACCGGAATCAAATGTTACACCGATTGGTCGATGCGCTTTATTCGCGCAACGAAGTTGACTTTCAGCGTGGTAATTTCCGGGTAAAAGGCGACACGGTTGATATTTTCCTGGCCTACGCAGACTCGGCAGTTCGCATTGTTTTTTGGGGAGATGAGGTTGAAGAGATTTACAGCTTCGATCCGGTTGAAGGAGCCATCATCGAAAAGCTGGAGAAAGCGATTATTTATCCGGCTAATATTTTTGTGACGACCAAAGAGCGCATGCAACAATCGATTCGTGAAATTCAGGACGATTTGGTAAAGCAGGTTGAGTTTTTCCGCGAAATCGGCAAGCCTTTGGAAGCTAAACGAATTGAAGAACGGGTGGAATACGATTTAGAGATGATGCGGGAGTTGGGCTATTGTCCCGGTGTGGAGAACTATTCCCGTTATTTCGATGGCCGAGATGCCGGAACACGTCCTTTCTGTTTGCTCGACTATTTCCCGGACGATTTCCTGGTTATTTTGGATGAAAGCCACGTAACCGTTCCGCAGATTCGGGCCATGTACGGTGGCGACCATTCCCGAAAAGTGAACCTGGTGGAATATGGTTTCCGCCTGCCGGCAGCGATCGATAACCGTCCGTTGAAGTTTGAAGAATTCGAGAATCTGATTAATCAGATGTTGTTTGTTAGTGCGACACCTGCCGATTATGAACTCGAAAAATCAGAAGGTGTTGTGGTGGAGCAGATTATTCGCCCAACCGGGCTGCTGGATCCGGTCATCGAAGTTCGTCCGTCGGGTAATCAAATTGATGACCTGATGAACGAGATTCACATTCGTATTGAAAAGAACGAACGGGTGCTGGTGACGACACTGACCAAACGCATGTCGGAAGAGTTGAGCAAGTACCTGATCAATATGGGAATCAAAACACGTTACATTCACTCGGATATTGATACGATGGAGCGGATTGAGATTATGGAAGATCTGCGGAAAGGTGTTTTCAATGTTTTGGTTGGAATCAACTTGCTACGGGAGGGGCTCGATTTGCCGGAAGTATCTCTGGTTGCCATTATTGATGCCGACAAAGAAGGTTTCCTGCGTTCGGAGCGCTCATTGACACAGACTGCAGGCCGAGCCGCGCGTAACATCAACGGGCATGTGATTATGTACGCCGACAAGATTACCGATTCGATGCAAAAGACGATCGATTCGACGAACTACAGGCGTATTCGTCAAATGCAGTTTAACGAGGAAAATGGCATCACGCCGCAACCAATTGTGAAACCAACCCGGGAGATTATTGGTTACGAGTACCGCAGCAATAAGCCACAGGGCTACCAACAGGACGACCGTCCGCTGGATGTTGCAGCTGATCCGGTGGTAGCGCACATGAGCAAGCCCGCCTTGGAAAAAGCGATTGCGAAAACCAAGAAAGAGATGGAAGCGGCGGCAAAAGAACTCGATTTTATTGAGGCAGCCCGTCTTCGCGACGAGATGTATCGCTTGCAGGATATCCTGAAAGAAAAGGTCTAATTAACAATCATTGTGCACTTTTGCCGGTAGATTGAGCATTCTCAGTTGACCGGAAAGCAGATATTACTATATTTGTCATACCAGTTTTTCTGTTGACAAAACCGAAGCTTAGATGTGCTTCACAATCCTGAAAACAATTACAGATGAATAGTACAGAACATGCCGGCGCCCTTATTCAGAGCGACGCCGTTACATTAGGTTTACTGTTCCTGCTTTTGGCAGGAATTTTTTATACCAGTAACTCCAAGATTCCTTTTTTTGCCAAATTCTACAAGGTTGTCCCCATGCTGCTGTTGTGCTATTTTCTGCCCAGCTTGCTGACGACTTTTAAGATTGTTGATGGCGAAAATTCCAATCTGTACTATGTTGCTTCCCGTTACCTGCTGCCTGCCAGTTTGGTTTTGCTGACGCTCAGCATTAACCTGAAAGAGGTTTTTAAGCTCGGGAGTAAAGCACTGATCATGTTCTTCACAGGTACGCTTGGCGTAATTATTGGCGGTCCGCTGGCCATTTTAATTGCTTCGGCCGTTAATCCCGATTTGGTTGGTGGTGCCGGCCCTGAAGCTGTTTGGCGAGGGCTCACCACGATTGCCGGCAGTTGGATCGGTGGTGGGGCCAACCAGGCGGCCATGTACGAAATTTTCAAGCCGTCGGATCACTTATATTCAATCATGATTACGGTAGATGTATTGGTAGCTGAGGTTTGGATGGCCGTATTGCTGATTGGCGTCGGCAAATCACATCGGATCGATAAATTCTTCAATGCTGATGCATCAAGCGTTGAAACCTTGCAAAAAAAGATGCACGACTTTAGTCAGAAGATTGCCCGAATTCCGAGCACGACAGACCTGATGGTCATCCTGGCGATCGGATTGGGAGTAACAGGCCTGTCGCATTTGATTGCCGATTTTGTGGCTCCTTACATTGAAGTGCACGCTGATTATTTGAAGAAATTCAGCCTGACATCGAAATTCTTTTGGCTGATTATTTTGGCGACTACTGGAGGGATCGGATT from Mangrovibacterium diazotrophicum harbors:
- the miaA gene encoding tRNA (adenosine(37)-N6)-dimethylallyltransferase MiaA; this translates as MSDTKYQMLTILGPTASGKTAVAAHSAQMLDGEVISADSRQVYRGMDLGTGKDLADYILDGKQIPYHLIDVVDAGYEYNVFEYQSDFLKAYEDVCMRGKFPVLCGGSGLYLEAVLKNYKLIQVPPNPELREKLATKELDELAEILKSYKDDLHNTVDLETKKRAIRAIEIEDYMLEHPEIERTIPEIKSLVVGVKYDRLSRRKRITERLKQRLDEGMLGEVQALLNKGLKPEQLIYYGLEYKYLTMHLTGELTFDEMFRGLETAIHQFAKRQMTWFRRMERQGTDIRWLDGYMPLAEKLERINDWLKK
- a CDS encoding acyl-[acyl-carrier-protein] thioesterase yields the protein MNRHTETIQINSYQTNHFAEATIPSVMNFLLEAAWAHAQKLEWGYDLLQKNHMFWVLSRFYVEIKQLPKWQQQVKLNTWSAGTDGMYAYREFVLQNEEGETILTANSAWLILNTETKKIVLLRDHKETFPRFNGEGVCREPKRLRFKKSDAELQFNPVVYSDIDVNHHFNSVKALERVLDEYGINFQDEFEPASVEINYLKEGLPGDNLAVTRNAVGDNKFQSAIIRESDSAELSTFEIEWRKKATTF
- the map gene encoding type I methionyl aminopeptidase; translation: MSEIIIKTEEQIVGIRKSSQLAGKALVMIGDYVKEGVNTEYLDKIIHEFIQDNGAIPAPLGYNGYPKSSCISLNEVVCHGIPSTETILKPGDILNIDITTILDGYYGDTSRMYMVGEPSPAAQKIVEAAKHCLDLGIQQVRPGNHFGNIGFVIGRYAKAQKYSVVYEFCGHGVGVDFHEAPQVDHIARRNSGPVMLPGMTFTIEPMINEGKASTRVDKYDGWTARTSDGKLSAQFEHTILVTSDGYEVLSDVSGEY
- a CDS encoding sensor histidine kinase, producing MIGFIIYNGVTGDFSFLIANSLALSVGGFLYYLYKEKQMLHFVTTFFVVVIMMLTTFFIQTGGINKTGLYFAILIPLPSILLVGKRNGLFFLVVFTLLNLLGFIIFQNEDWYPHYTVAKAGRLGIVFFLITVMAYSNEFVFEFLYTRIKKLSDSLIYSQQSYKNLAVNKEHFVSLISNNLSDHIGSFAGIANLLNDEYDHLTDDQKRELIRSLANFSEQNFRLMRDLVKWSTSQTGTISYDPQPLKLEKIYRDVVDLFNPLIEEKKLSFFLKMKSNSEIYADADMTGAILRILVSNAIKFSKKRGEVRISAEEEGDQMRITVSDTGVGMSEENLFRVNSEVAFSTPGTLDEPGSGIGLILAKEFLQKNRGTFRAESTLGVGSSVSFTLPLVE
- a CDS encoding aminotransferase class I/II-fold pyridoxal phosphate-dependent enzyme, with translation MNPQAEELNKVIREKNPVVFELLSERGKNIFFPKKGILGQTADAKGTRINATIGAAVEDNGSPMRLESLESKVNIDPSLVFPYAPSFGRPDIRARWKSMIYDKNPRLEDKVISLPVVTNALTHGVSMAGYMFADEGEKIIVPDLFWGNYNLILNHGYGAELQKYRLFDGEKLDMASFKASLEEGGIGKKMVILNFPNNPTGYSPTIGEAQEIAAIIKESAEAGNKIVVFCDDAYFGLVYEEGIEEQSIFTYLVDLHEHVLAVKIDGPTKEDYVWGFRVGFISYGVKGGDAELYTALEAKTAGAVRGNISNAANISQSLLLSAFEDPAYKEQKARKFATMKRRYDAVKEALKDEKYSEYFSALPYNSGYFMCVKLAEGLDGEEIRKILIEKYSIGIINLNNVIRVAFAAMAASDAKELFEGIYNACIDSKN
- a CDS encoding HAD family hydrolase; translated protein: MLLDIDPKAKGLIFDLDGTISDTMPIHYIAWRNAAARYGIDFTVELFDSLAGIPLYPTVEKLNEIFNKNIDPKEMGDAKEEEYENNMHLAKPVEPVVEVIKKYHGKIPMSVGTGGLKRLAKKSLELIDLDKYFDIIVAYEDVNNYKPHPETFLRCAELMGVSPTDCQVFEDGILGMQAANTAGMMVVDVTKYYEVTTGK
- a CDS encoding endonuclease/exonuclease/phosphatase family protein; its protein translation is MKKNWLIFVLVLFVVSCQSSKDLKHITVASYNVENLFDTEDDPHINDNEFLPGSDKKWTTERYERKLNDIARVLHEISPDDLPEIIGLAEIENQKVLEDLVKTEALAPGNYKIAHQDSPDKRGIDVALLYRPDAFKLISFEAIPVDPGFATRDILHVYGQFKKEEFHFFVNHWPSRIGGLEKSEPNRVVAAETLKKKVDSILAENPDANIVVMGDMNDEPQNKSLQEVLGAGSPDSNSELVNLMMPLALEKKGTYNYRGTWNMLDNLVISSGLLDAKGYKVTPPTGFIFSEPWMEYTNKDGEISPNRTYGGPNYYGGVSDHFPVYFEMEK
- the uvrB gene encoding excinuclease ABC subunit UvrB, translated to MDLKVVAPYKPMGDQPEAIRQIAEGIEDSVRFQTLLGVTGSGKTFTMANVIEKVQRPTLILSHNKTLAAQLYGEMKAFFPNNAVEYFVSYYDYYQPEAYLPSSDTYIEKDLSINQDIEKLRLSTTSALLSGRRDVVVVSSVSCLYGIGNPQDFHANVTEVTVGQVVNRNQMLHRLVDALYSRNEVDFQRGNFRVKGDTVDIFLAYADSAVRIVFWGDEVEEIYSFDPVEGAIIEKLEKAIIYPANIFVTTKERMQQSIREIQDDLVKQVEFFREIGKPLEAKRIEERVEYDLEMMRELGYCPGVENYSRYFDGRDAGTRPFCLLDYFPDDFLVILDESHVTVPQIRAMYGGDHSRKVNLVEYGFRLPAAIDNRPLKFEEFENLINQMLFVSATPADYELEKSEGVVVEQIIRPTGLLDPVIEVRPSGNQIDDLMNEIHIRIEKNERVLVTTLTKRMSEELSKYLINMGIKTRYIHSDIDTMERIEIMEDLRKGVFNVLVGINLLREGLDLPEVSLVAIIDADKEGFLRSERSLTQTAGRAARNINGHVIMYADKITDSMQKTIDSTNYRRIRQMQFNEENGITPQPIVKPTREIIGYEYRSNKPQGYQQDDRPLDVAADPVVAHMSKPALEKAIAKTKKEMEAAAKELDFIEAARLRDEMYRLQDILKEKV
- a CDS encoding DUF819 family protein encodes the protein MNSTEHAGALIQSDAVTLGLLFLLLAGIFYTSNSKIPFFAKFYKVVPMLLLCYFLPSLLTTFKIVDGENSNLYYVASRYLLPASLVLLTLSINLKEVFKLGSKALIMFFTGTLGVIIGGPLAILIASAVNPDLVGGAGPEAVWRGLTTIAGSWIGGGANQAAMYEIFKPSDHLYSIMITVDVLVAEVWMAVLLIGVGKSHRIDKFFNADASSVETLQKKMHDFSQKIARIPSTTDLMVILAIGLGVTGLSHLIADFVAPYIEVHADYLKKFSLTSKFFWLIILATTGGIGLSFTKLRNYEGAGASKIGTIFIYVLVATIGMKMDISKIFDNIGLFAVGAIWMAIHVSLMLIVAKLIKAPFFFLAVGSKANIGGAASAPVVAAAFHPSLAPVGVLLAVLGYALGTYGAWICGLLMQIVAK